A region from the Citrobacter telavivensis genome encodes:
- a CDS encoding DedA family protein, translated as MDINSLIAQYGYAALVIGSLAEGETITLLGGVAAHQGLLKFPLVVVAVALGGMIGDQLLYLLGRRYGGKILRRFARHRNKIRQAQKMIQRRPYLFVIGTRFMYGFRVIGPLLIGASHLPPKIFLPLNILGALIWALIFTTLGYVGGEVVAPWLHHLDQHLKHWIWLILAVVLVIGARWWLKRRSKAKMPQE; from the coding sequence ATGGATATAAACAGTCTTATTGCGCAATACGGTTATGCCGCTCTGGTGATTGGGAGTCTGGCTGAAGGCGAGACCATCACTCTGCTGGGAGGCGTTGCCGCACATCAGGGATTACTCAAATTTCCTCTTGTGGTCGTGGCCGTGGCCTTAGGCGGCATGATAGGCGATCAACTGCTGTATCTGCTGGGACGCCGCTATGGCGGCAAGATTCTGCGCCGCTTCGCCCGTCACCGCAACAAAATCCGCCAGGCGCAAAAGATGATCCAGCGCCGCCCGTATCTGTTCGTGATCGGCACCCGCTTTATGTACGGATTCCGCGTGATCGGGCCGCTGCTGATTGGTGCCAGCCATCTGCCACCAAAGATTTTTTTACCCCTGAATATTCTCGGCGCGCTGATCTGGGCGCTGATCTTCACCACCCTGGGCTACGTGGGAGGTGAAGTGGTCGCGCCGTGGTTGCATCACCTCGATCAGCACCTCAAGCATTGGATCTGGCTGATTCTGGCGGTAGTGCTGGTGATCGGTGCTCGCTGGTGGCTAAAGCGCCGCAGTAAAGCGAAGATGCCTCAGGAGTGA
- the maiA gene encoding maleylacetoacetate isomerase — MKLYSFFNSSASYRVRIALALKGIDYQTVGVNIRIGQQNELAYRRMNPVGLVPTLVTDDGEALGQSLAIIDWLDRHFPQSRLLPVSDPARTQVLEIVYAIACDIHPVNNLRVLRYLSEELKVSEEDKKRWYAHWIQQGLSAVEQLLRQSQSQNYCVGNAPTLADCCLVPQWANALRMGCDLSGYPRCKAVYDACTQLSAFIAAAPENQQDKISA; from the coding sequence ATGAAGCTGTACAGTTTTTTTAACAGTTCGGCGTCATACCGCGTACGTATCGCGCTGGCATTAAAGGGCATCGACTACCAGACGGTGGGCGTCAATATTCGTATCGGTCAACAAAACGAACTGGCCTACCGGCGGATGAATCCGGTGGGGCTGGTGCCGACGCTGGTGACCGATGACGGCGAAGCGCTCGGTCAGTCGCTGGCCATCATCGACTGGCTGGACCGGCATTTTCCACAGTCGCGCTTGCTGCCCGTCAGCGATCCGGCGCGCACGCAGGTGCTGGAAATCGTCTATGCCATCGCTTGCGACATTCACCCGGTGAACAACCTGCGGGTGCTGCGCTATCTGAGCGAGGAACTGAAGGTCAGTGAAGAAGACAAAAAACGCTGGTACGCGCACTGGATCCAGCAGGGGTTAAGCGCCGTCGAACAGCTGTTGCGTCAGAGCCAGTCGCAGAACTACTGCGTGGGCAATGCGCCAACGCTTGCCGACTGCTGCCTGGTCCCACAATGGGCGAATGCGTTAAGAATGGGGTGCGATCTGAGCGGTTATCCGCGCTGCAAAGCCGTGTATGACGCCTGTACACAGCTATCGGCGTTCATCGCCGCAGCCCCCGAAAATCAACAAGATAAAATCTCAGCCTGA
- the dusC gene encoding tRNA dihydrouridine(16) synthase DusC codes for MRVLLAPMEGVLDSLVRELLTEVNDYDLCITEFVRVVDQLLPVKVFHRLCPELLNGSRTPSGTLVRVQLLGQYPQWLAENAARAVELGSYGVDLNCGCPSKMVNGSGGGATLLKDPELIYQGAKAMREAVPAHLPVTVKVRLGWDSGDKKFEIADAVQQAGASELVVHGCTKEQGYKAEHINWQAIGEIRERLSIPVIANGEIWDWQSAQACLAVSGCDAVMIGRGALNIPNLSRVVKYNEPRMPWPQVVALLKKYTRLEKQGDTGLYHVARIKQWLGYLRKEYREATDVFQDIRALNNSADIARAIQSIEI; via the coding sequence ATGCGTGTTTTACTGGCGCCGATGGAAGGTGTGCTCGATTCACTGGTGCGCGAACTTCTGACGGAAGTGAATGATTATGATCTCTGCATCACCGAGTTTGTACGCGTGGTGGATCAACTCCTGCCGGTAAAGGTCTTTCATCGTCTCTGCCCCGAGCTGCTCAACGGCAGTCGGACGCCTTCCGGCACCTTAGTGCGCGTGCAACTGTTGGGGCAGTACCCGCAGTGGCTGGCGGAAAATGCGGCTCGCGCTGTGGAACTCGGCTCTTACGGCGTTGATCTCAACTGCGGCTGTCCGTCTAAAATGGTGAACGGCAGCGGCGGTGGCGCAACGTTACTGAAGGATCCTGAACTCATCTACCAGGGCGCGAAAGCGATGCGTGAAGCCGTGCCTGCGCATCTGCCGGTGACGGTGAAAGTGCGTCTGGGCTGGGACAGCGGCGACAAGAAGTTTGAGATTGCGGATGCCGTCCAGCAGGCCGGGGCAAGCGAGCTGGTCGTGCACGGGTGCACTAAAGAGCAGGGCTATAAGGCGGAGCATATCAACTGGCAGGCGATTGGTGAAATCCGCGAGCGTCTGTCGATTCCGGTGATTGCCAACGGTGAAATCTGGGACTGGCAGAGCGCGCAGGCGTGTCTGGCTGTCAGCGGCTGTGATGCGGTTATGATTGGTCGCGGGGCATTAAACATTCCTAACCTTAGCCGGGTGGTGAAGTACAACGAGCCGCGAATGCCGTGGCCGCAGGTGGTTGCGCTGCTGAAAAAATATACCCGTCTGGAAAAACAGGGCGACACCGGGTTGTATCACGTCGCGCGCATTAAACAGTGGCTGGGTTATTTGCGTAAGGAATACCGTGAGGCCACGGACGTCTTTCAGGATATTCGCGCGTTAAATAATTCAGCGGATATTGCCCGCGCGATTCAGTCGATTGAAATTTAG
- a CDS encoding FAA hydrolase family protein, translating to MTQYVFAPQAPVTVPVVGSDAQFPVRRVYCVGRNYAAHAREMGFDPDREPPFFFCKPADAVVPVAAGETLALPYPAQTDNYHYEIELVVAIGKKGSDIPLEKAHEYIWGYATGLDMTRRDRQMEMRQMGRPWEIGKAFDLSAPIAPLHKVDEIADITSAPIWLQVNGDDHQRSDIRHLIWSVNETISYLSGFFELQPGDLIFTGTPEGVGAVVKGDVITGGVGGLTPVAVKIV from the coding sequence ATGACTCAGTATGTATTTGCCCCACAGGCCCCCGTGACCGTACCGGTTGTCGGCAGCGATGCGCAGTTCCCCGTCCGTCGCGTGTACTGCGTGGGACGCAACTATGCCGCCCATGCCCGCGAAATGGGTTTCGACCCTGACCGTGAACCGCCGTTCTTCTTCTGTAAGCCTGCCGATGCGGTTGTGCCGGTTGCTGCAGGTGAAACGTTAGCGCTGCCGTATCCGGCGCAAACGGACAACTATCACTATGAAATTGAGCTGGTGGTTGCCATCGGCAAAAAGGGCAGCGATATCCCGTTAGAAAAAGCCCATGAATATATCTGGGGGTATGCCACCGGGCTGGATATGACCCGTCGCGATCGCCAGATGGAGATGCGTCAGATGGGGCGTCCGTGGGAAATCGGCAAAGCGTTCGATCTCTCTGCGCCCATCGCGCCGCTGCATAAAGTGGATGAGATTGCGGATATCACTTCCGCGCCCATCTGGTTGCAGGTGAACGGCGACGATCACCAGCGTAGCGACATTCGCCATCTGATCTGGTCGGTGAATGAAACGATCAGCTATCTGTCCGGTTTCTTCGAATTGCAACCGGGCGACCTGATCTTCACCGGTACGCCAGAAGGCGTCGGCGCCGTGGTGAAAGGGGATGTGATCACCGGTGGCGTGGGCGGGTTGACGCCTGTCGCTGTGAAGATTGTCTGA
- a CDS encoding CidB/LrgB family autolysis modulator — protein sequence MISSIWWSLPLTLAVFFGARKLAARFKFPLLNPLLVAMVVIIPFLLLTGISYDSYFKGSEVLNDLLQPAVVALAYPLYEQLHQIRARWKSIITICFVGSIVAMVTGTSVALLMGATPEIAASVLPKSVTTPIAMAVGGSIGGIPAVSAVCVIFVGILGAVFGHTLLNAMRIKTKAARGLAMGTASHALGTARCAELDYQEGAFSSLALVICGIITSLIAPFLFPIILAVVG from the coding sequence ATGATATCGTCAATCTGGTGGTCTTTACCGCTGACGCTGGCGGTTTTTTTCGGCGCGCGCAAACTGGCTGCACGTTTCAAATTTCCTTTACTGAATCCGCTGCTGGTGGCAATGGTGGTGATTATCCCGTTCCTCCTGCTGACCGGTATTTCCTACGACAGCTATTTTAAAGGTAGCGAGGTATTAAACGATCTGCTGCAACCGGCGGTGGTGGCGCTGGCCTACCCACTGTACGAACAACTGCATCAGATCCGTGCCCGCTGGAAGTCGATTATTACTATCTGCTTTGTCGGCAGTATTGTGGCCATGGTGACCGGTACCTCGGTGGCGCTGCTGATGGGCGCAACGCCTGAAATCGCCGCCTCTGTCTTACCGAAATCCGTCACCACGCCGATTGCGATGGCCGTCGGCGGCAGCATCGGCGGCATCCCGGCGGTCAGTGCGGTGTGCGTGATTTTCGTCGGTATTCTCGGCGCCGTCTTTGGTCATACGCTGTTAAACGCCATGCGCATTAAAACCAAAGCCGCGCGTGGACTGGCGATGGGCACTGCGTCTCACGCCCTCGGCACCGCCCGCTGCGCGGAGCTGGATTATCAGGAAGGCGCATTCAGTTCGCTGGCGCTGGTGATTTGCGGGATTATTACCTCACTGATCGCC
- a CDS encoding 3-hydroxybenzoate 6-monooxygenase, with product MAKVMRAIIVGGGIGGAATALSLARQGIKVMLLEKAHEIGEIGAGIQLGPNAFSALDSLGVGEVARSRAVFTDHITMMDAVNAEEVVRIETGQDFRDHFGGPYAVIHRVDIHASVWESVLTHPNVEYRTSTNVVDIRQTADDVTVFDEQGNSWTADILVGCDGVKSVVRQSLLGDSPRVTGHVVYRAVIDCADMPEDLRINAPVLWAGPHCHLVHYPLRGGKQYNLVVTFHSRHQEEWGVKDGSKEEVLSYFAGIHPRPRQMLDKPTTWRRWSTADREPVEKWGTERITLVGDAAHPVAQYMAQGACMALEDAVTLGKALAQCDGDAAKAFALYESVRIPRTARIVWSTREMGRVYHAAGVERQVRNLLWKGKSQAEFYRGMEWLYGWKEDNCLLPR from the coding sequence ATGGCTAAAGTGATGAGAGCAATTATTGTCGGCGGCGGAATTGGCGGAGCAGCCACCGCGCTTTCGCTGGCACGTCAGGGTATCAAGGTGATGCTGCTGGAAAAAGCCCATGAAATTGGCGAAATTGGCGCGGGCATTCAGCTCGGTCCAAACGCCTTCTCAGCGCTGGACAGTCTCGGCGTCGGCGAAGTGGCGCGTTCACGCGCGGTGTTTACCGATCACATCACCATGATGGACGCTGTGAACGCGGAAGAAGTGGTGCGCATCGAAACCGGACAGGACTTTCGCGACCACTTTGGCGGTCCGTATGCGGTTATCCACCGGGTTGATATCCACGCTTCCGTCTGGGAATCGGTTCTGACCCATCCGAATGTTGAGTACCGGACCTCGACCAACGTGGTCGATATTCGCCAGACGGCAGACGACGTGACGGTATTTGATGAGCAGGGTAACAGTTGGACCGCCGATATTCTGGTTGGCTGTGACGGCGTGAAGTCGGTAGTGCGTCAGAGTCTGCTGGGCGATTCGCCGCGCGTGACCGGGCACGTGGTCTACCGCGCGGTTATTGACTGTGCGGATATGCCGGAAGACCTGCGCATTAACGCGCCGGTACTCTGGGCCGGGCCGCACTGCCACCTTGTGCACTATCCGCTGCGTGGCGGCAAGCAGTACAACCTGGTCGTGACCTTCCACAGTCGTCACCAGGAGGAGTGGGGCGTTAAAGACGGCAGCAAGGAAGAGGTGCTGTCGTATTTCGCCGGGATCCATCCGCGCCCCCGGCAGATGCTGGATAAACCCACAACCTGGCGTCGCTGGTCAACTGCCGATCGCGAACCGGTAGAAAAATGGGGTACTGAGCGCATCACGCTGGTTGGCGATGCGGCGCACCCGGTGGCGCAGTACATGGCGCAGGGGGCCTGTATGGCGCTGGAAGATGCCGTCACGCTGGGCAAAGCGCTGGCGCAATGCGACGGCGATGCGGCAAAAGCCTTCGCGCTGTATGAGTCGGTGCGCATTCCGCGCACGGCGCGCATCGTCTGGTCTACCCGCGAAATGGGACGCGTGTATCATGCGGCGGGCGTGGAGCGCCAGGTGCGTAATCTGTTGTGGAAAGGCAAATCGCAGGCGGAGTTTTATCGCGGCATGGAATGGCTGTACGGCTGGAAAGAAGATAACTGTCTTCTGCCGCGCTGA
- a CDS encoding DUF1282 domain-containing protein, whose amino-acid sequence MNHVWGLFSHPNREMQVINSENETVSHHYTHHVLLMAAIPVICAFIGTTQIGWNFGDGNVLKLSLFTGLALAVLFYAVMLAGVAIMGRVIWWMARSYPQRPSLTHCMVFAGYVATPLFLSGLVALYPLVWLCAFVGTVALFYTGYLLYLGIPTFLNINKEEGLSFSSSTLAIGVLVLEVLLALTVILWGYGYRLF is encoded by the coding sequence ATGAACCATGTCTGGGGGCTGTTTTCTCATCCCAATCGTGAAATGCAGGTGATCAACAGCGAGAACGAAACGGTTTCGCATCACTACACCCACCATGTGCTTTTGATGGCGGCCATCCCGGTTATTTGCGCCTTCATTGGTACAACACAAATCGGCTGGAATTTTGGCGACGGCAATGTCCTGAAGCTCTCTTTGTTTACGGGACTGGCGCTGGCTGTCCTGTTCTATGCCGTGATGCTGGCGGGCGTGGCAATCATGGGGCGCGTGATCTGGTGGATGGCGCGGAGTTATCCGCAGCGTCCATCCCTGACGCACTGTATGGTGTTTGCCGGCTATGTCGCGACGCCGCTATTTCTTAGCGGTCTGGTGGCGCTGTATCCGCTGGTGTGGCTTTGCGCATTTGTCGGCACAGTAGCACTGTTCTATACCGGCTATCTGCTCTATCTGGGCATTCCGACATTCCTGAATATCAATAAGGAAGAGGGCTTAAGTTTCTCCAGCTCGACCCTGGCTATCGGCGTACTGGTACTGGAAGTGCTGCTCGCGCTGACCGTCATCCTCTGGGGATACGGCTACCGCTTGTTCTGA
- a CDS encoding MFS transporter: protein MTQRRELQALIDAAPVSKTQWRVIICCFLVVMLDGFDTAAIGFIAPDIRTHWQLTAGDLAPLFGAGLLGLTAGALLCGPLSDRFGRKRVIELCVALFGALSLISAFSPDLQTLVILRFLTGLGLGGAMPNTITMTSEYLPARRRGALVTLMFCGFTLGSAMGGIVSAQLVPAIGWHGILVLGGVLPLMLFFVLLAVLPESPRWQVRRQLPQATIARTVSAITGERYDNTQFYLQEAAAIAKGSIRQLFVGRQLPITLMLWVVFFMSLLIIYLLSSWMPTLLNHRGIDLQQASWVTAAFQVGGTLGALALGVLMDKHNPFRVLAVSYALGAACIVMIGLSENGLWLMALAIFGTGVGISGSQVGLNALTATLYPTQSRATGVSWSNAVGRCGAIVGSLSGGVMMAMNFSFDTLFFIIAVPAVISAVMLAVLTVVVRQSASVPDSLPHASVVNE from the coding sequence ATGACTCAACGACGTGAACTACAAGCTCTGATCGATGCTGCTCCTGTCAGCAAGACACAGTGGCGGGTGATCATCTGCTGCTTTCTGGTGGTCATGCTTGATGGTTTTGATACTGCGGCCATTGGCTTTATCGCACCCGATATTCGTACCCACTGGCAGTTAACTGCCGGAGACCTGGCCCCGCTGTTTGGCGCGGGTCTGTTAGGACTTACCGCTGGCGCCTTACTTTGCGGACCGCTGTCCGACCGTTTCGGTCGCAAACGGGTGATTGAGCTCTGCGTGGCGCTGTTTGGCGCGCTGAGCCTGATTTCCGCCTTTTCGCCAGATCTGCAAACGCTGGTCATCCTGCGCTTTCTGACCGGTCTGGGCCTGGGCGGCGCCATGCCAAACACCATCACAATGACCTCTGAATACCTGCCTGCCCGTCGCCGTGGTGCGCTGGTTACCCTGATGTTCTGCGGCTTTACGCTCGGTTCCGCAATGGGCGGGATTGTCAGCGCGCAACTGGTGCCGGCCATCGGTTGGCACGGAATTCTGGTACTCGGTGGCGTGTTACCGCTGATGCTGTTCTTCGTACTGCTCGCGGTCCTGCCGGAATCTCCGCGTTGGCAGGTACGCCGTCAGCTACCGCAGGCAACCATCGCCAGAACGGTCAGCGCGATCACCGGCGAACGTTACGACAATACGCAGTTTTACCTCCAGGAGGCTGCGGCGATTGCCAAAGGCAGCATTCGCCAGCTGTTTGTTGGCCGTCAGTTGCCCATTACCCTGATGTTATGGGTGGTGTTCTTCATGAGTCTGTTAATCATCTATCTGCTGTCGAGCTGGATGCCAACGCTGTTAAACCATCGAGGGATTGACCTGCAACAGGCTTCCTGGGTGACGGCGGCGTTTCAGGTTGGCGGTACGCTCGGCGCGCTGGCCCTGGGCGTGCTGATGGATAAACACAATCCGTTCCGGGTGCTGGCCGTGAGTTACGCGCTGGGGGCGGCATGCATCGTCATGATTGGTCTGAGCGAAAACGGTTTATGGCTGATGGCGCTGGCGATCTTCGGTACCGGGGTGGGTATCAGCGGATCGCAGGTGGGCCTCAACGCCCTAACCGCCACGCTCTATCCCACACAGAGTCGGGCGACGGGCGTGAGCTGGTCCAACGCGGTGGGGCGCTGCGGCGCGATTGTCGGGTCGCTTTCCGGTGGCGTGATGATGGCGATGAATTTCTCTTTCGATACTTTGTTTTTCATTATCGCTGTTCCAGCGGTCATCAGCGCGGTGATGTTAGCCGTACTGACAGTCGTCGTCCGCCAGTCAGCCTCTGTCCCGGATAGCTTGCCGCACGCAAGCGTCGTGAACGAATAA
- the mdtQ gene encoding multidrug resistance outer membrane protein MdtQ, with protein sequence MTRNSFHALNACFPLAILLAGCAPMHDTQKTLVQQPPASHVDSALPSALNNGWPGSQWWQDYHDAQLNELVKNALASSPDMQVAEQRIALAEAQAKAVEAQDGPQVDFSAEAERQKMSGEGVMGPFAVTDPAAGTTGPWYTNGSFGLTAGWDLDLWGKNRAEVTARIGAVKAREAEREQTRQLLASGVTRLYWEWQTEAALSKLLTQIEQEQRNIIDTDRQLYQNGITSSVEGVETDIDDSKTQQQLNDIAGKMKVIEARLSALTNTQSTSLKLHEVSLPQVESQLPAQLGYALLARRADLQAAHWVIESSMSSVEAAKAAFYPDINLMAFLQQDALHLSDLFRSSAQQMGVTAGLTLPVFDSGRLNASLDIAQAQNNLSIASYNKAVVDAVNDVARTASQVATLMQKNQHQQQIEHDADRVVSLAQARFDAGIIAGSLVSKARIPALREQANGLILQGQWLDASIQLTSALGGGYHHS encoded by the coding sequence ATGACTCGTAATTCTTTTCACGCGCTGAACGCGTGCTTTCCGCTGGCTATTTTGCTTGCGGGATGCGCCCCCATGCATGACACCCAAAAGACGCTGGTTCAGCAACCTCCCGCCTCTCACGTGGATTCCGCGCTGCCGTCGGCGCTGAATAACGGATGGCCTGGAAGCCAGTGGTGGCAGGATTATCATGACGCACAGTTGAACGAATTAGTGAAGAATGCGCTTGCCAGTTCCCCGGATATGCAGGTGGCGGAGCAACGGATCGCGCTGGCCGAAGCGCAGGCTAAAGCGGTTGAAGCCCAGGATGGGCCGCAGGTTGATTTCTCGGCGGAGGCTGAACGGCAGAAAATGTCGGGAGAAGGGGTCATGGGGCCGTTTGCGGTCACCGATCCGGCAGCGGGTACGACCGGGCCCTGGTACACCAACGGATCGTTCGGCTTAACCGCCGGTTGGGATCTCGATTTGTGGGGTAAGAACCGCGCGGAAGTGACGGCGCGAATCGGGGCGGTGAAAGCGCGGGAAGCCGAGCGTGAACAGACGCGCCAGCTGTTAGCCAGCGGCGTTACGCGGCTTTACTGGGAATGGCAGACCGAGGCGGCGCTCAGCAAACTGCTGACGCAAATTGAACAGGAACAGCGCAACATCATTGATACCGATCGCCAGTTGTATCAGAACGGCATCACCTCCTCGGTGGAAGGCGTGGAAACGGATATTGATGACAGCAAAACCCAGCAGCAGTTGAATGATATCGCCGGGAAGATGAAAGTGATTGAGGCGCGTCTGAGCGCGCTGACCAACACGCAGTCGACGTCGCTGAAACTGCACGAAGTGAGTCTGCCGCAGGTGGAGAGTCAGCTTCCAGCGCAACTGGGTTACGCCCTGCTGGCGCGCAGAGCGGATTTGCAGGCAGCGCACTGGGTGATCGAGTCATCCATGAGCAGCGTGGAGGCGGCGAAAGCGGCGTTCTATCCCGATATCAATCTGATGGCGTTTTTACAACAGGATGCGCTGCATCTGAGCGATCTGTTCCGCAGTTCTGCGCAACAGATGGGCGTGACCGCAGGCCTGACGCTGCCTGTTTTCGACAGCGGCAGACTGAATGCCAGTCTGGATATTGCCCAGGCACAAAACAATTTGTCGATCGCCAGTTATAACAAAGCGGTTGTTGATGCGGTGAACGACGTGGCGCGCACCGCCAGTCAGGTGGCGACGCTGATGCAGAAAAATCAGCATCAGCAGCAGATAGAGCATGACGCCGATCGGGTGGTCAGCCTGGCGCAGGCACGCTTTGACGCCGGGATCATTGCGGGTTCTCTTGTCAGTAAGGCCAGAATACCGGCGCTGCGTGAGCAGGCTAACGGACTGATTTTACAAGGCCAGTGGCTGGATGCGTCGATCCAACTCACCAGCGCGCTCGGCGGCGGCTATCATCACTCCTGA
- the gtdA gene encoding gentisate 1,2-dioxygenase: MSEQNQDVKNSRQQFYQHISGQNLTPLWESLHHLVPQTPNPTCAPAYWNYQEIRPLLLESGNLIGAKEAIRRVLVLENPMLRGQSSITSTLYAGLQLIMPGEVAPSHRHNQSALRFIVEGKGAFTAVDGERTQMHTGDFILTPQWQWHDHGNPGDEPVVWLDGLDLPLVNLLGCGFAEDYPEDQQPVSRKEGDYLPRYAANMLPLRHQKGNSSPIFNYRYDRSRDALHDLTRLGDADEWDGYKMRYVNPVTGGYPMPSMGTFLQLLPKGFTSRVARTTDSTIYHVVEGAGEVTVGNETFHFSAKDIFVVPTWHGVSFKTTDETVLFSFSDRPVQEALGLFREARY; this comes from the coding sequence ATGTCAGAACAAAATCAGGATGTTAAAAACAGCCGTCAGCAGTTTTATCAGCATATTTCGGGGCAGAACCTGACCCCGCTGTGGGAATCACTGCATCATCTGGTTCCGCAAACGCCGAATCCAACCTGTGCGCCAGCATACTGGAACTACCAGGAGATTCGCCCGCTGCTGCTGGAAAGCGGCAACCTGATTGGCGCGAAAGAGGCGATTCGTCGCGTGCTGGTACTGGAAAACCCGATGTTACGCGGGCAGTCCTCCATCACGTCAACGCTCTACGCGGGGTTGCAGTTGATCATGCCGGGTGAAGTTGCACCCAGCCATCGTCATAACCAGTCGGCGTTACGCTTTATTGTCGAAGGGAAAGGCGCGTTCACTGCCGTGGACGGCGAGCGCACCCAGATGCACACCGGCGACTTTATTCTGACCCCGCAGTGGCAATGGCACGATCACGGTAACCCTGGCGACGAACCGGTGGTCTGGCTGGACGGTCTGGATCTGCCGTTGGTCAACCTTTTGGGCTGTGGCTTTGCCGAAGATTACCCGGAAGATCAGCAGCCGGTCTCGCGCAAAGAGGGTGACTACCTGCCGCGCTATGCCGCCAACATGCTGCCGCTGCGCCATCAGAAAGGCAACTCATCGCCGATTTTCAACTACCGCTATGACCGCAGTCGCGACGCGCTGCATGACCTGACGCGTCTGGGCGATGCCGACGAGTGGGATGGCTACAAGATGCGCTATGTCAACCCGGTAACCGGCGGCTACCCGATGCCATCGATGGGCACGTTCCTGCAACTGTTGCCAAAAGGCTTTACCTCGCGGGTGGCGCGTACCACTGACAGCACCATTTACCACGTCGTTGAAGGGGCGGGCGAGGTCACCGTCGGCAACGAGACCTTCCATTTTTCAGCCAAAGATATTTTTGTGGTTCCGACCTGGCACGGCGTGTCGTTCAAAACCACCGATGAGACCGTTTTATTCAGCTTTTCGGACAGACCGGTACAGGAAGCCCTCGGGCTGTTCCGCGAAGCCCGCTATTAA
- a CDS encoding LysR family transcriptional regulator, with translation MANWAQKLKLHHLQMLVALGEQGNLTHVARMMNITQPALSKWLSQLEDEMGITLFERHSKGLRPSEGGKLLLQHAQRLINDMERSQYEMARFKEGGLVGSLKIGCSPVATDCVSQAILNLLVEMPTLHLNIEEKVMTPLLHDLLAGSVDVVVGRVGGRALQLPLNYQVLYTEPVCFVARPHHPLAKFDTLSWADLAHWRWIVWPTGTPIRLSIDNALVDNGVMLPENTIESASMNVSTNLLQSSDMISILSLRLAQRYASQGQLVILNLPKIEQKGSVGVFWRNNETPSSALSRFLQLLAQV, from the coding sequence ATGGCAAACTGGGCGCAAAAACTGAAGCTGCACCATCTGCAAATGCTGGTGGCGCTGGGCGAACAAGGGAATCTCACGCACGTCGCGCGGATGATGAATATCACCCAGCCCGCGCTGTCGAAATGGCTGTCACAGCTCGAAGATGAGATGGGGATCACGCTCTTTGAACGTCACAGTAAAGGTCTGCGCCCCTCGGAAGGCGGCAAGTTGCTGCTGCAACACGCCCAGCGTTTAATCAATGACATGGAACGTTCACAGTATGAAATGGCACGCTTTAAAGAAGGCGGGCTGGTAGGGAGCCTGAAGATTGGCTGCTCGCCGGTGGCGACCGACTGTGTGTCGCAGGCGATCCTCAATCTGCTCGTTGAGATGCCGACGCTGCATCTTAACATTGAAGAAAAGGTCATGACGCCGCTGCTGCACGACCTGCTTGCCGGTTCCGTGGATGTGGTAGTGGGTCGCGTCGGTGGGCGAGCGCTGCAACTTCCGCTCAATTATCAGGTGCTGTATACCGAACCAGTCTGCTTTGTCGCTCGTCCCCACCATCCTCTGGCGAAGTTTGATACCTTGAGCTGGGCCGATCTCGCGCACTGGCGCTGGATTGTCTGGCCGACGGGAACGCCCATCCGCCTGAGTATTGATAACGCGCTGGTCGATAACGGGGTGATGCTGCCGGAAAACACCATCGAATCGGCATCAATGAACGTCAGTACCAACCTGCTGCAAAGCAGCGATATGATCTCTATCCTTTCTTTACGGCTGGCGCAACGCTATGCCAGTCAGGGGCAACTGGTGATCCTGAACCTGCCGAAAATTGAACAAAAGGGCAGCGTGGGTGTGTTCTGGCGCAATAATGAGACGCCGTCCAGCGCGCTGAGTCGTTTCTTACAACTGCTGGCACAAGTTTAG